Proteins from one Nicotiana tabacum cultivar K326 chromosome 23, ASM71507v2, whole genome shotgun sequence genomic window:
- the LOC107763790 gene encoding transcription factor UNE10-like, with product MNQCVPSWDLENSLPHQNLALSSHSNSNNSFVTDVPWLDYEVAELTWENGQLGMHGLGPPRMPNNNKPLFNSYTWDNKAHVGGTLESIVNQAIGIPHDHRKSAVDGGGDREEDLVHCFDKCLVNTQASTATVSVAMDALVPSFAHPQNFHQGEQLPTHVPGITTCLIGDSTHVISRSGDVNRTDGEMSRAKIGASSYEEISKDLEITEYFGKQEVKNLINERHIDAVLLRSMADPSMSRRDTIDTGERDLVAERFTSTSVMSTENTSSVKKCTSKRVDEHDSVCHSRSHRQETGDGDDKRKGSKISSFSTKRSLSAVTHNQSERKRRDKINQRMKTLQKLVPNSSKTNKASMLDEVIEYLKQLQAQVQAMSGMNNNMSPMLANMAVLQQQQQLQMASMGMGMAGFMHINGALISRPNITAMPMPSLLHPTASNFMPIASGVSPGDRNINAASLVPDPLAAFPTCQSQPMNMDAYSRIAALYQQYLQPPANLGFKN from the exons ATGAACCAGTGTGTACCCAGCTGGGATCTAGAAAATTCCCTTCCTCATCAAAACCTTGCTCTTTCCTCTCACTCTAACTCCAATAATTCCTTTGTAACTGATGTCCCCTG GTTGGATTATGAAGTAGCAGAGCTAACGTGGGAAAACGGGCAGCTAGGAATGCATGGTTTAGGTCCTCCACgcatgcctaataataataagcCTTTATTCAATTCTTATACATGGGATAATAAGGCACATGTTGGCGGCACCCTTGAATCCATAGTCAACCAAGCCATTGGCATCCCTCATGATCATCGGAAGTCCGCCGTAGACGGAGGTGGAGATAGAGAGGAAGATCTAGTCCATTGCTTCGACAAATGTCTTGTTAACACTCAGGCAAGCACGGCCACAGTCAGTGTGGCCATGGATGCCTTGGTGCCAAGTTTTGCACACCCCCAAAATTTTCACCAAGGTGAGCAACTACCCACACACGTGCCGGGGATCACCACGTGCTTAATTGGCGACTCCACGCACGTGATATCACGCAGCGGTGACGTCAACAGAACGGATGGGGAGATGTCGCGTGCGAAAATAGGAGCTTCCAGCTATGAGGAGATATCAAAAGACTTGGAGATCACCGAGTATTTTGGAAAGCAAGAGGTTAAGAACTTGATCAACGAGAGACACATCGATGCAGTACTGTTAAGAAGCATGGCTGACCCGAGCATGAGCCGGAGAGACACAATTGACACGGGCGAGAGGGATTTGGTTGCGGAAAGGTTCACATCTACATCTGTGATGTCGACTGAAAACACAAGCTCCGTTAAGAAATGCACTAGTAAAAGGGTGGACGAACATGACTCTGTTTGTCACAGTAGATCTCAC AGGCAGGAGACAGGAGATGGGGATGATAAGAGAAAAGGATCTAAGATTTCCTCATTTTCAACAAAGAGGAGTTTGTCTGCTGTTACTCACAACCAATCTGAACGA AAAAGGAGAGACAAGATAAACCAAAGGATGAAGACATTGCAGAAGTTGGTTCCAAATTCGAGTAAG ACTAACAAGGCATCGATGTTGGATGAAGTGATAGAATATTTGAAGCAACTACAAGCTCAAGTTCAAGCAATGAGCGGGATGAATAACAATATGTCTCCAATGTTGGCAAATATGGCAGTGctgcagcagcaacaacagcttCAAATGGCATCCATGGGAATGGGAATGGCTGGATTCATGCATATCAATGGCGCCCTTATAAGCCGCCCCAACATTACTGCAATGCCAATGCCTTCACTTCTACATCCCACTGCCTCTAATTTCATGCCTATTGCCTCTGGGGTTAGCCCCGGAGATCGTAATATAAATGCCGCTTCTCTTGTCCCGGATCCATTAGCTGCCTTCCCTACTTGCCAATCACAG CCAATGAACATGGATGCTTATAGCAGGATAGCAGCGTTGTACCAGCAATATTTACAGCCCCCTGCGAACCTTGGCTTCAAAAATTGA